The following coding sequences are from one Chelonoidis abingdonii isolate Lonesome George chromosome 4, CheloAbing_2.0, whole genome shotgun sequence window:
- the GNPNAT1 gene encoding glucosamine 6-phosphate N-acetyltransferase — translation MHLCFAFSTPAATIAAMMPVATVMPDDTPMFDPNLLHELDWSQNTATFSPAISPLDPGDGLVMRPLCTADLNRGFFKVLGQLTAAGVVSPEQFIKTFEHMKRSGDYYVTVVEDTNLGQIVATATLVIEHKFTHSCAKRGRVEDVVVSDECRGKQLGKLLMSTLTLLSKRLNCYKITLECLPKNVAFYKKFGYSVSEEKYMGQKFFN, via the exons ATGCATCTATGTTTTGCTTTCAGTACACCTGCTGCAACCATTGCTGCCATGATGCCCGTTGCAACTGTGATGCCTGATGACACACCAATGTTTGACCCAAATCTCCTTCATGAACTTGACTGGAGCCAGAACACAGCAACATTTTCTCCTGCCATTTCACCTTTAGATCCAGGGGATGGTTTAGTTATGAGACCTCTTTGCACTGCTGATTTAAATAGAG GCTTTTTTAAGGTTCTGGGTCAGCTGACAGCAGCTGGAGTGGTCAGTCCTGAGCAGTTTATCA AAACCTTCGAACACATGAAGAGATCCGGTGATTACTATGTGACCGTTGTGGAAGATACAAATCTGGGACAGATTGTTGCTACAGCAACTCTAGTTATAGAACATAAATTTACTCATTCATGTGCAAAG AGAGGAAGGGTAGAAGATGTTGTAGTAAGTGATGAGTGCAGAGGAAAGCAGCTTGGCAAACT aTTAATGTCTACGCTTACGTTGCTAAGTAAGAGACTGAACTGTTATAAAATTACTCTCGAGTGTCTGCCCAAAAATGTGGCTTTCTATAAAAAGTTTGGATATTCAGTATCTGAAGAAAAATACATGGGTCAAAAGTTCTTTAATTAA